In Pseudovibrio brasiliensis, one DNA window encodes the following:
- a CDS encoding peptide ABC transporter substrate-binding protein, giving the protein MKFSKSALLASVVGTALLSTSAFAAGVHPETGEKLADEQTFTYRILDEHSSFDPQVNEDVSGSEIARNLFEGLYSQDNLGNLVPGVALSHTVSDDNLTYTFKLRDNAKWSDGKPVTAGDFVFAWRRLASPELASPYQWYAELMSVENADAIVKGEMKPEELGIKAIDDHTLEVKLTKPLPYFTAMTTHSSTFPSPKWAIEAHGAEWTKPENIVSNGAYKLVKHVPQETAIMERNTNYWDNESTIIDKVETLVINDENIALTRYLAGETDRTEVPAGQFPRLKKEYPDQAVVFPRLCSYYYTFNLSDSGPEEFKDVRVRKALAYALDRRVITDAVLQGGQFPAYTFTPAVTAGFEVPKVDFAGWSQQERDAKAKELLEAAGFTKDNPLEFDLVYNTSEGHKKIAIAMTQMWKQKLGVKVNMNNMEWKTFLNERGNQNFELARGAWCGDYNEASTFLDLMDSESGYNDGKFVNAEVDELLSDAKSTADPQANYTRIEEIMSAEMPIIPIYHYTNVYMMNAQLKNWPIKNAEQNWYAKNLYKVAK; this is encoded by the coding sequence ATGAAATTCAGCAAAAGCGCTCTTTTGGCGAGCGTAGTAGGCACCGCATTGCTCTCTACCTCTGCATTTGCTGCGGGTGTTCATCCAGAAACAGGCGAGAAGCTCGCTGACGAACAGACTTTCACTTACCGTATTCTTGACGAGCACTCTTCTTTTGACCCACAGGTCAACGAAGACGTATCCGGCTCCGAGATCGCACGTAACCTGTTTGAAGGTCTGTACAGCCAGGACAATCTTGGCAACCTGGTACCAGGTGTTGCTCTGAGCCACACTGTTTCTGACGACAACCTGACTTACACCTTCAAGCTGCGCGACAACGCAAAGTGGTCTGATGGTAAGCCTGTAACTGCTGGCGACTTCGTATTCGCATGGCGCCGCCTTGCAAGCCCAGAGTTGGCTTCTCCGTACCAGTGGTACGCTGAGTTGATGTCCGTAGAAAATGCTGATGCAATTGTTAAAGGCGAAATGAAGCCTGAAGAACTAGGCATCAAAGCTATCGACGATCATACTCTCGAAGTTAAGCTGACCAAGCCACTGCCTTACTTCACTGCAATGACCACCCACTCCAGTACTTTCCCATCTCCTAAATGGGCAATCGAAGCACATGGTGCAGAGTGGACGAAGCCAGAAAACATCGTTTCTAACGGTGCATACAAGCTGGTGAAGCACGTTCCGCAGGAAACTGCGATCATGGAACGTAACACCAACTATTGGGATAACGAGAGCACCATCATTGATAAGGTTGAAACCCTTGTCATCAACGATGAAAACATCGCTCTGACCCGTTACCTGGCAGGTGAAACCGACCGTACTGAAGTTCCAGCTGGTCAGTTCCCGCGTTTGAAAAAAGAGTATCCAGATCAGGCTGTGGTCTTCCCACGTCTCTGCTCTTACTACTATACCTTCAATCTGTCCGACTCCGGTCCGGAAGAATTCAAGGACGTTCGTGTACGTAAGGCTCTGGCATACGCTCTTGACCGTCGCGTCATCACCGACGCTGTTCTTCAGGGCGGTCAGTTCCCAGCTTACACCTTCACTCCTGCTGTAACCGCTGGCTTTGAAGTTCCAAAAGTAGATTTTGCTGGTTGGTCCCAACAAGAGCGTGATGCAAAAGCAAAAGAACTGCTTGAAGCTGCTGGCTTCACCAAAGACAACCCGCTTGAGTTTGATCTGGTGTACAACACTTCTGAAGGCCACAAGAAAATCGCTATCGCGATGACCCAGATGTGGAAGCAGAAGCTTGGCGTTAAGGTCAACATGAACAACATGGAATGGAAAACATTCCTGAACGAGCGTGGCAACCAGAACTTTGAGCTTGCTCGTGGTGCATGGTGTGGCGATTACAACGAAGCATCCACCTTCCTTGATCTGATGGATTCTGAATCCGGCTACAATGACGGTAAGTTTGTGAATGCTGAGGTTGATGAGCTGTTGTCAGATGCAAAGTCCACAGCAGACCCACAGGCTAACTATACTCGTATCGAAGAGATCATGTCTGCAGAAATGCCGATTATTCCGATCTACCACTACACCAACGTTTACATGATGAACGCACAGTTGAAGAACTGGCCAATCAAAAACGCTGAGCAGAACTGGTACGCGAAAAACCTCTACAAGGTTGCGAAGTAA